The window gaaaacccaaatcctttaccgaaatcttcgaaaaatatgagataatttgaaaactgtaatttttcccaaaaatctttcatcagaaaatgtttcattttcagatagcatgaggaaagtacatctttatgcctacatgtcaagaaacaggtaaaaatcatgaatgtcaccaaaaccgggcAGTAAAAtggaaatgcatctttatgcatgtatttcaagtacgcatgtcaaatgcaatgcctctcagtgatgaactcatgtactcacactctcagagtactcaacctcaTTGTCTCGCATTATCTCATATCGTGCTCAATACTCAGCAATGTACAATACTCGTTGCGGCGTATaactcgatccacatatatatagccataaggctcgttgcggtgtgcaacccgatccatatacatatagccataaggctcgttacggcgtgcaacctaatccatatatatatagtcataaggctcgttgcaacatgcaacccgatccatatatatatatacatagtcgactgcgctcactaggggtgtgtagactccggaggggctccttcagcccaagcgctatatcgttgcggcatgcatcCCAATCCCAtagaatataatcaatataacatgctgcggcgtaTAGCCCGATCTCATAATATCACTCTcagtcaggccctcggcctcactcagttatcaaaCTCTCCAGTCTTGCTTACAGGCTCgtaatgtcatgaaactagtccgacaataatgatatgatatatcaataaatacaactgagactgagatatgatatggatgcatgaatatgattgagtacgaaatatcaatgaaattagtgAGATGACAAACGACaactatgggtcctaacaatatccACATAAAGCCTAAATataatatctagcatgattgacagcttagttactttatcacatggtgaaaacacagatatcaacaaaatagggccactaaaTAGTGCCATGAAAATAACGGAGTTACCATTCACAGGGTTCaggcccacacgcccatcacctagcatgtgtgtcacctcatcaTCAATCACATAGCATGTATTCgcggtttcataccctcagcagtaagtttagaagagttacttacctcgaacaagccaattccaataccgagcaagccaagcgatgctccaaaaatgccatcacgggcgttccgacctccgaatagctcgaaactaatcaaaaacaactcaaatacatcaaacaatgctaaatgaaccaatcccaatcgaaaaaggttgaatctttaatcaaaagcccaaaatcggccaaaaagtcCAACCTGaacccgcacctcagaacccggtaaaactcacaaaatccgacaacccatccaattacaaatCCAATCATACTAgcttcactcaattccgactccgaatcgatgttcaaaacttaaaaattcactttatgaaactttagacaaaaacccccaaattttagtttgaaatcatcaatcaaattccaaaaatgaagatagattcataaaatataaccaaaaccaagtagataacacttaccccaatccatatggtgaaaatcgcctccaaaagcgcctaaatccgagctccctaactcaaaatatgatcaaatgaacaaatctttattttatatatttttctgccagctattctgcctcgttttctgtgccaaacgatcccaaaactcacttttgatgtgctccaatggatttcttgtaaaattttagtcaagttacgcttttgaatcactccatttgaccttataataaaagagatatattggtttcagtatttgcaaatagtgcagatttttaaatatgaaTCCAGTgccaatttcgtaattaatctgaaaaatctagcaacccaattcttagtgaaatgaccataaattcctcatcgATGTCTAAATTCGActattctttttgctatggctccgtaattatgatTCAGatataatgcttcaatcaaaacagaaatcagagctcatttatttaatgtagtaccatttatgcttgaagaaacgacgtcgaattataagaaaaacgagcgcaacgtAGCCCAAACctatacgaaactcacccgagtccctcgggaccccgtacgaacataccaataagtctcataacataacactGACCAACTTaaagcctcaaatcatgcataacaatattgaaatgacgaaatgcgcctcaaatcaaacttgatgaactttcgacttccaaaaactcgcgccgaaacatatcaaatcaactcggaatgaactcaaattttgcacacaaatcctaatacatcatacggagctactcgcgCCCCCAAACTACCAaacgaagtgcaaatgctcaaaacgaccggtcggatcattacactTTATTTATCTTTTGCATGGTTTTAGGtggttttcaaaattttgaaatatcATATCCCTATAAACTGAATTGACGTTCGAAATATTTTCGAAATGATTGTCAatgaaatattttaaaagttaggCCTTTAAAATTTCTATGGGATAGAAAAGATAGTGTCTATAAAATTGACTAGTTAAAGTAAAACTTTAATACTAGTGATAATACAAGTAACTAAATGGATCAAACATATTTAAAATTTGACACTCTATATAAAAAAGTACCGTGAAGCAAATGAGGTTCtgaacatcaaaataaaaataaatcaaaagggGCGAAAAAAGTGCCATGCAATATTTGGAATTATCAACCCTATAGTTTAGTGGTATTAGTGAAAATCTCACTCAGAATTCCTTTTATCCCCTATAATAATTTCTATAGAATATACTACTAGTATCtaaattttatttattgaaaTATATACTCCATAATTCATAAGTATTAATTGAGGGTGAGTTATACCTTTTAATGATTCCGTCAATGACTATCGCATTTGACCTTTCATTTTGAAGTCAAGGGGATAATATTTCCTTGTTCGAAAGAGTTTACACTGAATGAGACGCATGAAAGTGTTGTACATTCATGTGAAAAAAGAGATTCTACATAATCTCTCTCATATCAGGTGTAAGTTTTTgcgtcctaattaattaattaatggtATCCTCATTTTCCACTTCTCTCTGTCTATATATAATCACTCACTGTCTTGGTCAAACACACAAACACTCTCTGTATTCTATCAATCTAAAGTAGCAAAAGATGGCAGGGGCTCAAACCCACCAACATTGAGCTCAAGTAGCGGAGTTGGGTCCGTTTTAGAAATTGGTGGCTTCAAATCATACGTCTCTGGTCCTTCCTCTTCCAAACTCGCCATCCTTCTCGTCTCCGACGTTTATGGTACTCACCTCCTCCCCTTTTATATAACTGCCGTCTTATTCATCAACTTTGCGCTATACGATTCTGCTCCATTTGCATTTGCATTTGCATTTCTCTTTCtgccccttctttctttttttcggaaaagaaagaaaactataGTTACTTATGGTAATTAAGCTCTATACtgtagtgctttatgaaaattcctcttcttttttttagtaCAATTAGTATGTAGTTAATTTACTTGTAGCAAGAAATACAACAATTAGAGCCTCAGCAACAGGATGTATGGAATGTTTATTAAGTTCTTTTACGTTCTTGCATTTTCGTTATTGAAAGTTTCTTTGCATCGAGTTCTTCAAAGTTCAAGCAAATTGGGTATACAACAAATATTTATTCTGGATTAACAAgaaaatttatatgtatattagAGATGCAAAAGACTTTTGATTTTCCTGTTTAGTTTATTATAGTGAAGGGATGAACTTTTTATTTCGGAAGACGATTTCTTATGGTCTTAATAATTCTTGGCAGGTTATGAAGCACCAAATCTAAGGTACGCACTGCTTCTCAAGTTCAGCCTAGAATAGTCAAATAGCTTTTAAATTACTATTCTTTCCCACCTCACAATTGTTACTTGCTTATTGTGTAAAAGCTCTTGGCTTAATATCTCTCTGGTGTTTATCAAACACCACGGGAAGAAGTCAGGTCACCATTCTCTGTGTTTGTCCAGTTATTACGCTGCAACAATTTCCTATTTGTATCTTTGGCTGATCGCAAAATTCAACTGTTTTTATGTAGGAAACTTGCTGACAAAGTTGCAGCTGCAGGATACTATGTGGTAGTTCCTGAGTTTCTTTATGGTGATCCTTATAATCCTGAAAACACGGAGAAGCCTTTATCAATCTGGATACAATCACATGGAACAGTATGTGTTCATAATTTGTTGAACTTAGGCTTTCTTTTTTATTAAATAGCCATTGATTTGACTCTACGGAGTCAAAGGAGGCCATGCCATCAATATCCTATTTCTCCATTCATTAAGTTGATAATGCTTGGGAATGTTCCGTGATATTTGTAGCAACACTCTTGCCACTATgctattaattttttatttgttaATTCTTTTTAGGATAAAGGATTTGAAGATGCAAAAAAAGTTGTTGCTGCTCTCAAAGATAAAGGTATATCTGCAATTGGGGCTGCAGGATTTTGCTGGGGCGGTAAGTTTTTGCACTAAGGTTTTAGGGTTATTGATGTAGAGGGTCAATGCCTTTGTGATAGTTGGAATGTGATCCTGACCTCCAGTTTTCTAACAGCAAAGGTGGTTACCGACCTAGCCAAGTCTTGCTACATTCAAGCTGCAGTGCAATTGCATCCATCATTAGTCAAAGTTGATGATATTAAAGGTATGGCTGTTATTACTAAAATCACCTGTGATCAGATTGAGCTATTACCGCAGATTTATACCAATTTGTTGCATATTCACCCGTTCCATTTGATTTTCTCAATGTCACTTGAATCCTGGATTTTATACGAATTTGTTGCATATACTATTACTGCAAGGGACATTGAGATCCAGATTGATGTTTAGTACTCCAAAGACTTCATATAGCTGGTTGTATTCATTTACGCCTCAATTCCTTTCTAATATGAACTTTGCTACTtaatttatgaatactcttggtTCTAAGCAATTGGTATTAACTATTGTTTGAATTCTGATGACTACCTTGAACATGTATCTTTTTTATCCTGCCCATCGACTGATGATACATATTACTTGCAGAGGTTAAGGCCTCAATAGCTATTTTAGCAGCTGAGATAGATAGAATCTCTCCTCCGGAGCTTATTAAGCAGTTTGAGGAGATTTTGTCATCAAAACCTGAGGTACATGACATTTTTTTTAAGGGAACCACCTAGGTTCCAAACTCGAATTCATGGGTGATTTATTTTAATAATACTCAAAAGAGATAGTACAGGTAAAGGGGGCTAGGCCTTACCACAGGCGAACCTACTCTATGGGAAAGGGGGTCACAGGATCCTGTTAACCTTGGATATATATACCCAGCAAAATGTAGATATGTTTTACTAGGCACCCTGATACACAAATGTTAAAATGGGTCAGTGGTCGACGGGGCTCCTTAATTCTCCCCTTAGGTTCAATGATCCGGGTTCGGTTCCTGACTATAGCATACTGTTTTTTTATGTTTTGTAATTGAACAAATTTTCTTTAGCATACCagattcctttcttctttttttgctttttctttctccctCCACGACAGAAATTAGAAACGAAGTAACTCTTTCTCCAATTCCAAACCCAGCTTCTCTCTCCCTAACTCACACCACAGTCCGCCAGGACCGCCACCCACCACCGCAATGTCTTGACAGAAGTTTCGCCGGCGAGACCAAAAGACATTGGTACCCCCTCCACGCTCTGCCTCTTGGCCTTACCTTAATACTCCTAGTGAGGATAGGACTATAAGAGTTGATTATTAGGATTTTGTCTGTCATTTTACATGATGTCATTCTAAAAAAGATTATGTGGGAAAATAATACTATCATGTTTATTCAGGGGATACACTGATATAAGTAAGTAACTAATTTGATGAATCTCTCCGTTCGTGTTACAAGATTTTGGATTTACCATTTGCTTTTGCTTTCTTGCCTTAATAAGGTGGACAGCTTTGTCAAAATATTTCCTAGTGTTAAGCATGGGTGGACAGTataattcaaaaaaagaaaaatatctctaaattatgagaaattgtGGAATACTCACCTATAGCTTGTGAAGTGTGgatttttttattctcaagttgtagataagtttaAGGATTTCCTAGATAAGATATGCTATTTTCTTCGAATTTACACTAGTTTTAGTTCTTatttcgggaatcaaattgtatctcgtctgGAATTTTTCCGTTTGTCGTGGTCAAAGTATCCAAAATTGTTTGGCCAGATCCTGcacggatcccatacccacacccatactagtgtcgtgtcgacacggaTGCGACACCTAAACTGccgtgtcggagcaacttagctTTCAACACTGCAATATGCTTTCACATCTGACACACTGGTTTCGGCACCTGTCTTGTAGAAGCCAAAAGCGATGACATAGAAGCGGAATAAATAGGCAGAGATCACAATTGCTCTACAAAGCTTATTCCAGAATTTATCACTGAATCTGGCCGTTAATATTTTCTTGTATGTGTGATCTGTGGGAAGTAATGATATTCTTAGCGAAAGAAACCTACATATGCACCAGCCCGTGAGTGCAATAATATGATAATGATGTGTTAAAAGAAATTGAGGTAGACCTAAAATCAGGAAACTTGTCCTAAAAGACCTATAATCTCTCAATATGTAAGAACAaattacagtaaaggaaaaagacATATGTGAATGCAAAGTAATTGAGATAAATGTTTAGTTTGTAGTTACATTTGGTTCGATATTTGTTAGAAGTATTTCTAGAGTATAGTCAATTCTAACTAATTTAGGATTGAACATGATTAGTTTATTCTGTGATTTGTAGAGAAAACCTGGAGGAAATCACAATTTAAGTAAGTTTTCCATCTGGTTCAGTTAATCTCTAATATAAAGGCATTGCTTCAGGTACAGTCAGAAGGGAAGTAGATATAGCAGTCTCTGAGGTCCCCATTCCTTGATCTGACTTGACTATAACTAATCGATAATACAGGTAAACAGAAAGTGAACTTGCAGTTTGCTTCATCAGTAATTCTATACAGAGCTATGGCGTAGTATACTTTAGAGTTATGTGTGGCTCATGAACAAGACATGATGTCCGGTTTAGATGTTTTTAGGACAATGCACTACGCTCAACAAGTTATCGGACGTGTAATTGCCAACTTGATTGGCCTTAATATGATTCTTAAACTGGGTGTATAAACATTCATAGTGTGATTCTTAATCTGGGTGTATAACCTAGACAAAACACTCATAAATTTGTCCATAAGTTATAAATAGTCAGGAACAAGCAAAAGGTCATTTATCTTGACTATAACTAAATGAATTTCAACTAGGCAGGAAGCATACAAGTGCATTGCTTAGAATATCTCAGGTACTAGTTCTCCATCAGAAAATCAAAGTGCTGATTTGTCCGAAAAGTAGTGTAATGGAGAACGAAGTTTCAATTTATCAGCAGTTAACATTGCGCGGCTGGGGTTTTTGTAGTCCAAAATTATCAAACCATCATTAATAATTGAGTTTAGTTTCAATACACTAATAGTGTAAAAGAATCTTTACCATGTAACTGTCCTTAATGGCAATCTGCTATAACAGGTCAAATAATACCCATAGTGTGAATTTCTTAACGTTGTTGCTAAGAGGATCTTTAGAAGTTAGTGATAAAAAATCATtggataaaaagaaaagaagacgAAAATAAAACGTGATCAAATTATGGAACCAATTTGGTACAACTCCCAGCCTCACATAGTGTTGTAATTGCGAGGATTTTCATTGTTGAGGTAACTGGTGTAGTCATTCATCCCTGACATGGGAAAACTCGGAGGACGGAAACCATACTCCGGTGGAAACATGCCCGGATGATAAGGCGGATAACTAGCTTCTCCGCCATATAGTCCTTGGTAAAGATTTGGTAGCTGCCAAAACGTAGAAGATGCTTTCTCTCTTGCTTCTTTAGTTACGCGGTCTTGAATGGATCCGGATCTTTTGTGTATTCTGCAATAACGATCTCTGCAAATTGCTTCATCAACCCCTTTTGGGGGCTCATAAGCTTCAGGTTTATGATCCTTCTTAGTGTCTTTTCTCAATATAAATGTTTCATCTCGACATGAAGATTCTTGATTCTTTTTCTGCTGTCCAACTTTGGTCTTGCCTTTGTACTTGTAGGGATCAGAAGCTTCATTAGAATCACCGCGACACGAAGAATCTGGATTCTTTTTGTTCTGTCCAACTTTAGTCTTGCCTTTGTCCTTGTAGGGATGAGGAGCTGCTGCATTTTGTTGATCAGGAGCAGTAGTATGTACTTCATGAAGAGGGGGATGCTTGTTATAAGATATGACTTCTGCTTCTTTCTTTCTCAATTTGTTGTTGATAGTATTCGTGAGAACAAAAGGATCAAATCTTCCTTTAATGGTAGCCAATTTTGTTTTTGGATCATGCATAACATCAAATACACCTAGCATAAGATCCAAGATCAGACATTCTTTGTTATAAATGGTTTCATAAAAGGTTTAACCAAAGCATTCATGCTCAGACTTCATCAATATTATAGAACAATAATGGGACTCATAAGAAAATAAGCACAAGATTtaaattttgtatcattttacaTGACGGGACTTTGAGTGAACGGGGATGCTTTGTGTACTGGTCTGCCCTATCATTTTACATGAtttgcgtatatatatatatacactatacgtacatcttatatagcttatatactatacacttagtgtatatatatatatatatatatatatatatatatatatatatatatatgattctCTCTTTTTGACCTTTTTGGTAAAATTACAAATAGACTTCTCGTGCAATAAGGCCCTTTCTAATAAGGTCTATTTGACATGAAAATtgataaatgaaagaaaaaggaTAAAACCAACTTAAACAATCGGAGAATTATTACCTTCGACTTTTGTTAACAATTTCTTCAACTTCTTTTGACACCCTTTGCAACAGCAGACATCAATTTTTATAACACAAACCTGCAGTTTTAAAGTGCATCCAAGATAAATACTCATAGTTCACTTATTTACAATTAGAAATTAATGTAAGATTATTATAATGTAAGATGAAAAGAGATCATAGTGGTAAAGATTGGAAAAGGAAGAAAGTGAATAACCCCATCATAACGACTCTGTTCCATCAAGACAACATAAGAAAACAAACACAAGAAGCTTAAGAGTAAAAATTGTACCGAGTATATAATATGTATACAAAATATACTCAGAGGAGTTGAGAGAGAGGCGAATCTAGGATTTTAATTCGGTGAGTGTGGCTACCATTATTAATTACTCTTTTCTGAGAACATAGGATACATATTTGGCATAATTATATATCTCTAAATAACTGCATATATATTATACCAGCACAAAGCAGTGACTTCGAATGATTGGCAAAATTGAAATGGACAATCTAAAAACCAAAGGGGCTAAATATTTTGCATGCAAAACCGGGAATTTGAGAGGATGTAAAATGGTGTCATAATGGAAAATATACCCAATTTATAGATATAGATTCTGATTATGGAAAGTAGCAGCATTTTATGGTAGGAGGCAAAAATATTGCTAAACTAGGGTCGAACATTAATTAACGTAAGATTTTGGCAGAAACTAAATGTTCCATCAGTTAGTGCTAATATTTTGTGGTTTAAAGTAGTCACTGAGGGAAAGTAAATATTGTAGATACTTGGATCAATGTTTCTGATTCTTATATGGATAATAACAAAGGTTAAAAATAGATTTATAGGAAACGAATCGGATAGAGAATAAATACAGAATCCGGTAAAAGTAAAAAGTTATATGTTTAGCATGATGTAcactgtaatatatatatatatatatatatatatatatatatatatatatatatatatatatatatggtaaagTAATTTGACCTAGCTGTTACTAATTAGTAGAAGGAAAGAAGCTTCTTCTCAAAGATTTTACCTTGTGCCACAACCAAGAATTATAAGTGAATGTTAATCTCCGAGGTGCAGTTTAGCTATTTCCGTGTTTGAGCATTGGAACACCGATTAGCCTATGTTATTTCTTGTTTAATactaaaaaaattacaaaagCATTACTTAATAAACTTTGAAGATTTATACAGTTATTTTTCTTATGTTTATTAAGTGTTCGATATTGAATACATTCATGCCTTATTTCAAGTAATGTCACTAAAAAGAATTACATTAAATCATGAGATCATAAGACGTAGCTTTCAGAATTTAAACAAGTACTATTATATATGCATATTATTCTCACCAAAATACAATTCTAATTCTAACTCTATGGTCTTTGCTAATATTCTAATTCTTGACATAGCATATGAGCCAGAGGTGAATCCCAAACTTGAACTTTAGAGACATACAACCAAAACTATTGATTATAAACCCGTAACTTTAATTATACATCAGCCCTCCTGATATGAGTTAAACACGATATAACTTTTGCATTATTAATAATGC is drawn from Nicotiana tabacum cultivar K326 chromosome 22, ASM71507v2, whole genome shotgun sequence and contains these coding sequences:
- the LOC107805116 gene encoding endo-1,3;1,4-beta-D-glucanase-like is translated as LINGILIFHFSLSIYNHSLSWSNTQTLSVFYQSKVAKDGRGSNPPTLSSSSGVGSVLEIGGFKSYVSGPSSSKLAILLVSDVYGYEAPNLRKLADKVAAAGYYVVVPEFLYGDPYNPENTEKPLSIWIQSHGTDKGFEDAKKVVAALKDKGISAIGAAGFCWGAKVVTDLAKSCYIQAAVQLHPSLVKVDDIKEVKASIAILAAEIDRISPPELIKQFEEILSSKPEGSEASLESPRHEESGFFLFCPTLVLPLSL